The Mycolicibacterium hassiacum DSM 44199 genome includes a window with the following:
- a CDS encoding alkyl/aryl-sulfatase yields MEPEPPSAVIEAAHREQSATLPFDDTADFADAHRGFIAALRPGVVTAADGRVVWDNDSYAFLAGDPPPTVHPSLWRQSRLCAEQGLYEVVAGASGATGDGAGIYQVRGLDLSNITFVEGDTGVIVIDPLISTETAAAALGLYRAHRGDRPVRAVIYTHSHVDHFGGVLGVTSQAAVDAGEVVVVAPEHFTEHAVQENIYAGTAMARRAGYMYGTALDRGPTGQVGCGLGQATSTGEVALILPTLEIRETGETHTIDGVEIEFQLAPGTEAPAEMHFYFPRFRALCMAENATHNLHNLLTLRGALVRDPHAWAGYLTEAIDRFADRTDVLFASHHWPTWGRERIVEFLSLQRDLYAYLHDQTLREINQGHTGAEIAEHFELPPALRRAWHTHGYYGSVSHNVKAIYQRYMGWFDGNPARLWPHPPQAIGPRYVAAMGGADRVVELARAAYCDGDFRWTATLLDHVMFTDAEHAAARELYADTLEQLAYGAENAVWRNFFLTGATELRRGNVGTPTQTASPTILAQLTPEQIFDALAININGPRGWDLDIAIDVTFADTADNHRLTLRNGVLVHRRAPADPDTAHATVTVSGTRRLLALAAGDTDSPGLDIAGDAAALQALVAVLDRPDPGFAIITP; encoded by the coding sequence GCAGTCGGCCACCCTGCCGTTCGACGACACCGCCGACTTCGCCGACGCCCACCGGGGCTTCATCGCCGCCCTGCGGCCCGGGGTGGTGACCGCCGCCGACGGGCGGGTGGTGTGGGACAACGACTCCTACGCGTTCCTGGCCGGCGACCCGCCGCCGACCGTGCACCCGAGCCTGTGGCGGCAGAGCCGGCTGTGCGCCGAACAGGGCCTCTACGAGGTGGTGGCCGGGGCGAGCGGAGCGACGGGGGACGGGGCCGGCATCTACCAGGTGCGCGGGCTGGATCTGTCCAATATCACCTTCGTCGAGGGCGACACCGGGGTCATCGTCATCGACCCGCTGATCAGCACCGAGACCGCCGCGGCCGCGCTCGGGCTGTACCGCGCCCACCGCGGCGACCGGCCGGTCCGGGCCGTGATCTACACCCACTCCCACGTCGACCACTTCGGCGGGGTGCTGGGGGTGACCAGCCAGGCCGCCGTCGACGCCGGCGAGGTGGTGGTCGTCGCGCCCGAACACTTCACCGAACACGCGGTGCAGGAGAACATCTACGCCGGCACCGCGATGGCCCGCCGGGCCGGCTACATGTACGGCACCGCGCTCGACCGCGGGCCGACCGGTCAGGTCGGTTGCGGGCTGGGGCAGGCCACCTCCACCGGCGAGGTGGCGCTGATCCTGCCCACCCTCGAGATCCGCGAGACCGGCGAAACCCACACCATCGACGGTGTCGAGATCGAGTTCCAACTCGCGCCCGGCACCGAGGCGCCGGCCGAGATGCACTTCTACTTCCCGCGCTTCCGCGCGCTGTGCATGGCCGAGAACGCCACCCACAACCTGCACAACCTGCTCACGCTGCGCGGTGCACTGGTTCGCGATCCGCACGCCTGGGCCGGTTACCTCACCGAGGCGATCGACCGGTTCGCCGACCGCACCGACGTGCTGTTCGCCTCCCACCACTGGCCGACCTGGGGCCGCGAGCGGATCGTGGAATTCCTTTCGCTGCAACGCGATCTGTACGCATACCTGCACGACCAGACGCTGCGGGAAATCAACCAGGGCCACACCGGCGCCGAGATCGCCGAGCACTTCGAGCTGCCGCCGGCGCTGCGCCGAGCCTGGCACACCCACGGCTACTACGGCTCGGTGAGCCACAACGTCAAGGCGATCTACCAGCGCTACATGGGCTGGTTCGACGGCAACCCGGCCCGGCTCTGGCCGCACCCACCGCAGGCCATCGGCCCGCGCTACGTGGCCGCCATGGGCGGCGCCGACCGCGTCGTCGAACTCGCCCGCGCCGCCTACTGTGACGGTGATTTCCGCTGGACGGCAACACTTCTCGACCATGTGATGTTCACCGACGCCGAGCATGCCGCGGCCCGGGAACTCTACGCCGACACCCTCGAACAGCTCGCCTACGGGGCCGAGAACGCGGTGTGGCGCAACTTCTTTCTCACCGGTGCGACCGAACTGCGGCGGGGCAACGTCGGCACGCCGACGCAGACCGCCTCGCCCACCATCCTGGCCCAGCTCACCCCGGAGCAGATCTTCGACGCGCTGGCGATCAACATCAACGGCCCGCGCGGCTGGGATCTCGACATCGCCATCGACGTCACCTTCGCCGATACCGCCGACAACCACCGGCTGACCCTGCGCAACGGTGTGCTCGTGCATCGCCGCGCACCGGCCGACCCGGACACCGCGCACGCCACCGTCACGGTCTCCGGCACCCGGCGGCTGCTCGCCCTGGCCGCCGGGGATACCGACTCACCCGGGCTGGACATCGCCGGCGACGCCGCGGCGCTGCAGGCGCTGGTCGCGGTGCTGGACCGGCCGG